From Xanthomonas sp. 10-10:
GTGATCTCGAAGCCCAGGCTCGCCAGCGTCTCGGCTTCGCGTTCGGCGGTGTCGGCCTCGCGCTCACCCACTGCCAGCGTCATCGGCACCAGCAACGGCTGCGCATGCAGGCCGATGCTGTCGTGGGCGTTCTTGAGCCGCTCGTAGCCGATGCGTTCGTGCGCGGCATGCATGTCCACCACGATCAGGCCTTCGGCGTTCTCGGCCAGGATGTAGATGCCGTGCAATTGCGCCACCGCATAGCCCAGTGGCGGCACGCCGCTGTCTTCGGCCGTCGCTGGCAAACCGTCCCCGGAAAACTGCGGCACGCTGGCGGACTGCTGCGCATGGCCCGACGACGGCGCATACAACGCGCTATAGGCTGCGCGCGCTTCGTCCACACGCAGGCCCAATGGCGTCTGCGAGGGCGTCCAGTTGGCGTAGCTGCCCGAGCCGCCGCCACTGCCGGATGCGCCGGCATGGGTTGCGGAACCGCCGCCAACGAGGTTGCCCATTCCGCCAGCAGCCGCGTAGCCGGCGCCATCGCTGCCGATGCTGTTGGGCGTGGCGCCGGCGCGCGTCTGTGCCAGCGCATCCTGCAAGGTGCGATAGACGAAGTCGTGAATCAGCCGCGCTTCGCGGAAACGCACCTCGTGCTTGGCCGGGTGCACGTTGACGTCCACGCGCGCCGGGTCCAGCTCGAGAAACAGCACGTACGCAGGCTGGCGGCCATGGAACAGCACGTCGCCGTAGGCCATCTTGACCGCATGCGCCACGCTGCGATCGCGCACCGAGCGGCCGTTGACGTAGAGATATTGCTGGTCGGTACTGGCCCGCGAGTAATGCGGTTGCGCGACCCAGCCATGCAGCCGCAGGCCGGCGCCGCTGTGATCCACACGCAAGGCCTGCCGCGCGAAGTCCTCGCCCAAGGTTTCGCCCAGCCGCGCATCCGAATACAGATCGCCTGGCTTGTAGCGGCGCGACGGTTTGCCGTTGTGCGCCACGCGCAATTCCACATCCGGGCGCGCCAATGCCAACGAGCGCAGCCACTCTTCGATATGCCCGAGCTCGGTACGCTCGGCACGCAGAAACTTGCGCCGTGCCGGCACGTTGAAGAACAACTCGCGCACTTCCACCGTGGTACCGGGCGCATGCGCGTGCGGTGTCACCTCGCCAAGCCGCCCGCCTTCGATCTGCAGCGCCGAGCCGTGTTCGGCATCGTGCCGGCGCGAGATCAGCGTAAAGCGGCTGACCGAGGCGATCGAAGGCAAGGCTTCGCCGCGGAAGCCGAGCGTGGCGACGGTTTCCAGATCGTCCAGCGAGGCGATCTTGCTGGTGGCATGCCGCGATACCGCCAACGGCAGCTCATCGGGCGTAATGCCACCGCCGTTGTCGCGGATGCGGATCAGGCGCACGCCCCCCTCTTCCAGATCGATGTCCACGCGGGTGGCACCGGCATCGAGGGCGTTTTCGACCAGTTCCTTGACCACCGACGCGGGACGCTCGACGACCTCGCCGGCAGCGATCTGGTTGATCAGGATCTCGGGCAACTGACGGATCGCCATCAGCGCGCGCTTGAGCGCTGGCAGCGCAAAACAGGGTGGATGTCGGGGGTGGCAGGCAAGACGAACGTCGGCACGGCAATCCGGCGGCGCGCAGGCGCCGTCGCTCAGGGAATCAGTGCGGAATGATAGCCGAGCGGGTCAGCGACTGCCGCCGGCCACGGTGCCGACGGCATCGGCCTCGGCCTGCGCGCGCGCGGCGAACAAGGTGCCCGGCGGCGGCTGACGGGTGAAGAAGGTATCGATGCCATCCAGCACGGCGGCGGCGATCTTGCGCTGGTAGGCCGGGTCGATCAGGCGGCGTTCTTCATCCGGGTTGGAGATGAAGGCGGTTTCGACCAGCATCGCCGGCATGTCGGAGGTGCGCAGCACTGCGAAATTGGCGCGTTCCAGCTGCGGCTTGTGATTGTTGCCGATGCGCTTGAGGCCACCGAGCACATGGCCGGCGGCATCCTCGGAGGCCTTCATGTGGCCGCTCTGCGCCAGGTCCAGCAGCACATTGGCCAGCGTGCTTTCGGTCTGTTGCAGACGCACGCCACCGACCAGGTCGGCGGCGTTTTCCTTATCGGCCAACCAGCGCGCGCGTTGCGATGAGGCGCCCTTGGTCGACAGCACGTAGACCGACGAACCGGTCGCACTGCGATTTTCTGCAGCATCGGCATGGATGGAAATGAAGATGTCGGCCTTCGCAGCTCGCGCCTTTTGCGCACGCATCGGTAATGGAATGAACACGTCGGTGTCGCGGGTCAGGTACGCCTTCATACCGGGCGTGGCGTTGATCTGGCGTGCCAGTTCGCGGCCGACCGCCAGGGTCACGTCTTTTTCGCGCTTGCCGGTCGGGCCCATCGCACCCGGATCCTGGCCGCCGTGGCCGGGATCGATGGCGACGATCAACGGCCGCATGCCCGGCGCCATCTTGACGCGCGATGCCTCGCTGGGCAGCACCGGGCGCGGTGGCAGGTCGTCGTCTGCAACGGCGCCGGGCGCAGTACCGGAGACCACGGCGCCGGCGCCGGCAACTGCCATCGGCGTGCTGCCGCCATTCAAAATTGCAGCGGCGGATGCACCGCCTGCGGACGTTGCACCGGCCGCAGGCGTGGCGGGATTCACGGCGACCCGATTGGCTGGATTGCCGACCGCAGCCGCCTGCGTGGCAGCAGCGGGCGTTCCCGGGCGTGGCGTCGGCACACCGGTGGCAACCGTGGTTGGCACGGCTGCGGGCGTGACCGTCGGCATCGCCGCCGCAGGCACGACGGCCGGCGCTGACGGCGGCGGCGGTGTTGACGGCACGGACAAGGCACGTTGCGCCGATGCGGCCAGGGCAGCGGTTGCACGCGCGGCCTCGGCTTGTGCGTTGAGCGGACGTGGCGGCGGCAGTGCGGCAGGCGTACTGGCCGCAACGGAAGTGGCAGCCGCAGGCGCCGGATCGCCCGGCCACTCGATCACAAGGGTCGAAGCACTGCCCAGCGTCTGCATCTGCGGCTTGAGCGCGGTAACCGGGCTTGCCAGCTCGAACACCACCCGGAACGTGCCCGGCACCGGCTGCCCGGTGCGCACCGAGGTGACCAGGCCGTTGGCCGGCGGCAACTTCAAGCCACGTGCGGCTGCCGACTCGGGGAAATCCACCACCAAGCGATTGGGGTTGGCCAGTGTCAGCGTCTTGAACCCGCCGCTGCCGGCCAGCTGGATTTCTGCACGCGTGCCGGTGGCGCCGGTACTGACGCCGACGCTCTTGATCTCGCCGGCCCACGCAGCAAAAACCGCCAGGCTGAGGCTGGCGGTCAGGGCGGAAGCGCAGAAGTGTCGGATCCCCGGTGTCATGGCGCTGGATTCAATCATCCAACTGTGTGAATTGCAAGGTGATTTCCCTTAATAATCCGTAACCTGGCGTTCATTCTTCTTGTCCGCTGACAAAAAGGGGCTGCAACTCGGCCTGTTGGGCCGCGGCATGCAGCCAGTCGCGTCCGGCAGGGCTGCGAGCCAGCAGCCTTACGCTGCGCCCGTCGCCATCCACGGCCAGTTCCACATCCAGATCCACCGGGGGCAGGATGCCTGCGCCGCGCTCCGGCCATTCGACCAGCCACAAACTGGCACTACCCTCGTCCAGGCCGAGGAAATCCAGCTCGCCGGCATTGCCGATGCGGTACAGATCCAGATGCCAGGCTTCGTCGCCGCTGCTCAGCGGATAACGCTCGACCAGGGTGTAGGTCGGGCTGCGGATCGGGCCGGTGACGCCAAGCGCGCGCAGTAACGCGCGCGCAAGCGTGGATTTGCCCGCGCCCAGGTCGCCATGCAGCTGGACCATGGCCGTGGCGGGCCGTACCGCTGCCAGGGCGCGGCCTAGCGTTTCGGTCGCCTCGGCGTCGGTAAGATGTGCATCGAGCTGATTCATGCGTCGGCTCCGGCATTGGCGAGGCGACGCAGCTGCGGCAGCAGATCGGTAGGCAACAGGCCGCGCTCGCCATCGCGCGCGGCCGCATCGCCGGCACAGCCGTGCAGCAACGCGCCAAGGCTGGCGGCATCGAAGGCTGACCAGCCCTGCCCCAGCAATGCGGCGATCACCCCGGTCAGCAGGTCGCCCATGCCGCCGACGGCCATGCCGGGGTTGCCGGCGTCGATGATGCGCGGGACCACATGCGGGGCAGCCACGACCGTGCCGGCCCCTTTGAGCACCACCACCGCATCGAAGCGCTGGGCCAGCGCGGCGGCAGCGGCCAGGCGATCGCGCTGCACCTGCGCGGTGGGCAGTCCCAGCAGCCGCCCTGCTTCGCCGGGATGCGGTGTCAGTACGCGCGGGCCGCGCCGTGGTGCGGCGGTGGCCGCCAGCAGATTGAGGCCATCGGCATCGATGACCACGGTGCTGTCCGACCCCAGCACGCCCTGCCACAACGCCCGTGCCCAGTCGTCCTGGCCCAGTCCCGGCCCAAGCGCAACGACATCGGCGGCTCCGGCCAGTGCGGCGATGTCGTCGTCGGCCTGCGTGGCGCGCACCATGGCTTCGGGGCAGCGCGCCAGCAGCGGGGCGACATGTTCGGCACGGGTGGCGACCTGCACCAGCCCGGCGCCGCTGCGCAAGGCGGCTTCGGCGGTCAGCATGATCGCGCCACCGCTGCCGAGATTGCCGCCCACGCACAGTACCCGCCCCGATTCGCCCTTGTGCGTATTGCGCCGACGCGGCCGCAACTGCGTGGCCAATGCATCGATGCCCCAACCGTGTGCGGCCGGGTGTAGCCCATCGAAGGCGGCGGCCGGCACGTCCAGCGAGGTGATGCCGCGTTCGCCCGCATGGTCCAGTGCGTCGCCGGTATACAGGCCAATGTGCGGCACGATGAACTGCAAGGTGCTATGCGCGCGCACCGCGGTCCCGAACGCCACGCCGTGGTCGGCATCGATCCCGCTGGGCACATCCAGCGCCAGCACCGGGGCGCCTGCCGCGTTGATGGCCTCGATCAACGCGGCAGTCTGCGCATCCGGGGCGCGGTTCAGGCCGATGCCGAACAGCGCATCGACGACGACATCGGCCTGCGCCAGCGCGTATGGAAACAGCTCGATCGCACCGCCAACCGCCAGATAGTCGGTGCAGGCGCGCTGGGACAGCGCCGAGGCCGGGCCGTACTCGGGCAGATGCACCACGCACACTCGGCGCCCGGCCCGCTGCGCCAGCCGCGCCAGCACGTAGCCATCGCCGCCGTTGTTGCCGGTGCCGCACACCACCACGATGCGGCGCGCCTGCGGCCAGCGTTCCAGCAACCATTGCCAGGCCGCCTGCCCGGCGCGTTGCATCAAGGTGTAGCCATCGCCACCCAGCAGCGTGGTGGCCTGCGCATCGAGCGTGCGCGCGGCAGCGGTGTCGTAAAGAGCGAGCGGTGCGTACATGCCGGGAATTCTATACTTGCCGCCATGTCTGCCGCCGTCACCCGCCCCGACCCCACCGACGCTGCCGCGCGCATCCGTGCGCTTGCACGCGAAGCGGGCTTTCAACGCTGCGGCATCACCGGCATCGAGCTGGGCGAAGACGAGGCGCACCTGCGCAGCTGGCTGGAAGAAGGCCTGTACGGAACGATGCACTGGATGGCCCAGCACGGCGACAAGCGCTCCCGCCCGCAGGAACTGGTGCCGGGTACCTTGCGGGTGTTGTCGGTGGGCATGGATTACGGCCGCAAGGACGACAGCGAGGCCTGGACGACCTTGCACGATGGCACCCGTGCGTACGTGGCGCGTTATGCACTGGGCCGCGATTACCACAAGTTGATGCGCAACCGGCTGCAGAAACTGGCCGAGCGCATCCAGGGCGAGATCGGTGCGTTCGGCTACCGCGTGTTCGTCGATTCCGCTCCGGTGCTGGAGCGCGCGCTGGCGCGCAACGCGGGGCTGGGCTGGATCGGCAAACACACTTGCCTGATCGACCGCAATGGCGGGTCTTGGTTCTTTCTGGGCGAGATCTACCTCGATCTGCCATTGCCCATCGACACGCCCGCCACTGCGCACTGCGGCACCTGCACGCGCTGTATCGACATCTGTCCGACCCAGGCCATCATTGCGCCGTATCGGCTGGATGCGCGCCGCTGCATCGCCTATCTCACCATCGAGCACGATGGCCCGATTCCCGAAGACATGCGCAAGCCGATCGGCAACCGCATCTTCGGCTGCGACGACTGTCAGCTGATCTGCCCGTGGAACAAGTTCGCCCAGCGCACCGACGAGGCCGACTTCCGCGCCCGCAACGAGTTGGATGTGGCGACGCTGCCGCAGCTGTTTGCCTGGGACGAATCCGAGTTCCTGCGCCGTACCGAAGGCAGCCCGATCCGCCGCAGCGGCCACGCGCGCTGGCTGCGTAACATCGCCGTGGGCCTTGGCAATGCGCCAGGTACGCCGGAGGTATTGGCGGCACTGGAAGCGCGTCGCCACGATGCCTCCGATCTGGTGCGCGAACACGTGGGCTGGGCACTGGCACAGCACGGTCTTTGACGCACAGACCAACGTGCTCACCCATGGCGTGCGCCACTACGGGATAATGCCGCGATGGCCGACCGCAACCAACAGATCCTCACTCCCAGCCAGCTCAATACGCTGGCGCGCGACCTGCTGGAAGGAAGCTTCCCGCTGGTGTGGGTGGAAGCCGAACTGAGCAGCGTCACCCGCCCGTCCTCGGGCCATCTGTATTTCACGCTCAAGGATGCGCGCGCGCAGATCCGCTGCGCGATGTTCAAGCCCAAGAGCACCTGGTTGAAGTTTCAACCGCGCGAAGGCCTGCGCGTGCTCGCACGCGGCCGTTTGACCCTGTACGAGGCACGCGGCGACTACCAGCTGGTGCTCGACCATATGGAGGAAGCCGGCGAAGGCGCGTTACGGCGGGCCTTCGACGAACTGCGCGCGCGGCTTGCGGCAGAAGGCCTGTTCGATGCCGAGCGCAAGCAGCCCTTGCCTGCCCACGTGCGGCGGCTGGCGGTGATCACCTCGCCCAGCGGCGCAGCGGTGCGCGACGTACTCAGCGTGCTGGCGCGGCGCTTCCCGCTGCTGGAAGTGGACCTATTGCCGTCGCTGGTGCAAGGCGACAGTGCCGCAGCGCAAGTTACCTCGCTGCTGCAGCGCGCCGATGCCTCCGGGCGCTACGACGTCATCCTGATCACCCGTGGCGGCGGCTCGCTGGAGGATCTGTGGGCGTTCAACGACGAACGCCTGGCGCGTGCGATTGCCGCCGCGCAGACGCCGGTGGTGTCGGCGGTCGGCCACGAGACCGACTTCAGCCTGAGCGATTTTGTCGCCGACGTGCGTGCACCGACGCCGTCGGTGGCGGCCGAATTGCTGGTGCCCGACCAGCGCGAACTGGTGGCACGGGTGCGGCGCGCGCACGCGCGCATCGCCCAGCTGCAGCAACATGCCTTGGGCGATGCGATGCAACGCGCCGACCGGCTGGCATTGCGCTTGCGTGCGCATAGCCCGCAAGCGCGCTTGCAGCTGCTGCAGCGCCGCCAGGAAGAGGCCGGCCGGCAGTTGCGAGCGCGCATGACCCAGCTGCTGGAACGTCTGCAGGCCCGCATGCAGCGCGGGCAGACGCACCTGCAGGCGCACAACCCGCAACGCAATCTGGCCAGTTTGCAGCAGCGGCTGCGCGCATTGCACCCGCAGGCGGCCATGCAACGGCGGCTGCAGCACGATCAATTGCGATTGCGCGGGCTGGCGCGCTCGCTGGAAGCGGTCAGCCCGCTCGCCACCGTGGCGCGCGGTTACGCCATCGTGACCCGCTCCGCCGATGGCGGCGTGGTGCGCAGCGCCGCCGACGTGACGCCTGGCGAGCGCCTGCGTGCGCAACTGGCCGATGGCAGCATCCAGGTGCGCGTCGAACGCGGCGATGACTGAGAGCGGCTGAAAAACCTAGCGAGCGCTTGCCCGTCAGTGAGTAGTGAGTCTCGTGTGCCGTTGGCATCGCGTCGCCCCTCACCCCCGGCTGGGCCTGGGCGTCTGCACCGCATGCTGCCAGCCCTGCATCAGCACGCCGGCCAGCACCACCGGATCGTGATCGAAGTGATGCCCACCGGGCCGCATCACGACTTCCACGCCGCGCGTACGCAGCTCCGGGCACAGCGTGTCTTTTTCTTCGCTGCCGTAGATGCACTGCAGACGCTGCGCATCCAGCGACTGGATCGCAGGCTCGACATCGCGCTCGGCATCGTTATGCCAGCCCAGCCAGCCGCCGACACGGACCTTGAAGTCGGCCTGGTGGGCAAGCCCCAGCAGGCTGACGAACTGTACCGAGGCGCGCCGCTGAGGCGAGATTTCCGGATAGGCGAACGGCAGCACGTCGGCGCCGAACGAGTAACCGACCAGCGCCACGTGATGGATATGCCAGCGTTGCTGGTAGGTGGCGATCACCCGGTCCAGATCCGCGCCGACCTGCTGCGGGGTACGGCTGGCCCAGAAGTAGCGCAGGCTGTTCCAGCCCACGACGGACACGCCCTGCTGCTGCAACTGCGCGGCAATGCCCTTGTCCAGCTCGCGCCAGCCGCCATCGCCGGACAGCATCAACACCAGCCTGTCGCTGCCGGGTGCGCGCATTTCGACCAGCGGCAGATCGCCAAGACCCTGCGCCTGCGCTGCCTGGAAATGGCCGCGCGTGGCTGCAGCAATCTGCATCGGGCTGGCATCGTCGACCAGATCGTCCAGGAAGCCCTGGTTGGCATCGGGCATATCGCGCGAACAGGCCAGGCCCGCATCCTTGGTGCCGGCGTCGGCCACCACCGCGCCGCCGAGCACGTCCGGCGCCGCAGACGCCAGAGCCTGACGCGCCAGCACGGCGCCATCGCCCTGTCCCACCAGCACCGGCGGCAGGAACGCATCCACGTGTTCGGCACGCAGCACTTTCTTGCCCAGCCGCTCGGCGTCGTCGGCCAGCGAGCTGCACGCGGCGCGGTGCGAGCGCACGCGTTCGCGGTAGCTGGCGGTATCGATCACTGCCACCAGCGCGCCGTCGTTGCTCAGCATGTCGGCCAGCTGCTGCGCCTGCTGCGGATGGCCGCTATCGGGCAACAGCACCACCATTGCCTTGGGCGCGCCTTCCGGACGGACCACTTCCACCGAGCGGTAATGCCCGGCGATGTTGCCGTCCTGCATATGCCGCGCCACGGCGAAGCCACTGCCGCC
This genomic window contains:
- a CDS encoding AcvB/VirJ family lysyl-phosphatidylglycerol hydrolase; translated protein: MGMGIKLFRWVVAILLIGGSGFAVARHMQDGNIAGHYRSVEVVRPEGAPKAMVVLLPDSGHPQQAQQLADMLSNDGALVAVIDTASYRERVRSHRAACSSLADDAERLGKKVLRAEHVDAFLPPVLVGQGDGAVLARQALASAAPDVLGGAVVADAGTKDAGLACSRDMPDANQGFLDDLVDDASPMQIAAATRGHFQAAQAQGLGDLPLVEMRAPGSDRLVLMLSGDGGWRELDKGIAAQLQQQGVSVVGWNSLRYFWASRTPQQVGADLDRVIATYQQRWHIHHVALVGYSFGADVLPFAYPEISPQRRASVQFVSLLGLAHQADFKVRVGGWLGWHNDAERDVEPAIQSLDAQRLQCIYGSEEKDTLCPELRTRGVEVVMRPGGHHFDHDPVVLAGVLMQGWQHAVQTPRPSRG
- the queG gene encoding tRNA epoxyqueuosine(34) reductase QueG translates to MSAAVTRPDPTDAAARIRALAREAGFQRCGITGIELGEDEAHLRSWLEEGLYGTMHWMAQHGDKRSRPQELVPGTLRVLSVGMDYGRKDDSEAWTTLHDGTRAYVARYALGRDYHKLMRNRLQKLAERIQGEIGAFGYRVFVDSAPVLERALARNAGLGWIGKHTCLIDRNGGSWFFLGEIYLDLPLPIDTPATAHCGTCTRCIDICPTQAIIAPYRLDARRCIAYLTIEHDGPIPEDMRKPIGNRIFGCDDCQLICPWNKFAQRTDEADFRARNELDVATLPQLFAWDESEFLRRTEGSPIRRSGHARWLRNIAVGLGNAPGTPEVLAALEARRHDASDLVREHVGWALAQHGL
- the mutL gene encoding DNA mismatch repair endonuclease MutL; translated protein: MAIRQLPEILINQIAAGEVVERPASVVKELVENALDAGATRVDIDLEEGGVRLIRIRDNGGGITPDELPLAVSRHATSKIASLDDLETVATLGFRGEALPSIASVSRFTLISRRHDAEHGSALQIEGGRLGEVTPHAHAPGTTVEVRELFFNVPARRKFLRAERTELGHIEEWLRSLALARPDVELRVAHNGKPSRRYKPGDLYSDARLGETLGEDFARQALRVDHSGAGLRLHGWVAQPHYSRASTDQQYLYVNGRSVRDRSVAHAVKMAYGDVLFHGRQPAYVLFLELDPARVDVNVHPAKHEVRFREARLIHDFVYRTLQDALAQTRAGATPNSIGSDGAGYAAAGGMGNLVGGGSATHAGASGSGGGSGSYANWTPSQTPLGLRVDEARAAYSALYAPSSGHAQQSASVPQFSGDGLPATAEDSGVPPLGYAVAQLHGIYILAENAEGLIVVDMHAAHERIGYERLKNAHDSIGLHAQPLLVPMTLAVGEREADTAEREAETLASLGFEITRAGPQSLHVRSIPALLANAEPEALLRDVLGDLREHGQSRRIASARDELLSTMACHGAVRANRRLTVPEMNALLRDMEATERSGQCNHGRPTWARFTLSDIDRWFLRGR
- a CDS encoding N-acetylmuramoyl-L-alanine amidase, with the translated sequence MTPGIRHFCASALTASLSLAVFAAWAGEIKSVGVSTGATGTRAEIQLAGSGGFKTLTLANPNRLVVDFPESAAARGLKLPPANGLVTSVRTGQPVPGTFRVVFELASPVTALKPQMQTLGSASTLVIEWPGDPAPAAATSVAASTPAALPPPRPLNAQAEAARATAALAASAQRALSVPSTPPPPSAPAVVPAAAMPTVTPAAVPTTVATGVPTPRPGTPAAATQAAAVGNPANRVAVNPATPAAGATSAGGASAAAILNGGSTPMAVAGAGAVVSGTAPGAVADDDLPPRPVLPSEASRVKMAPGMRPLIVAIDPGHGGQDPGAMGPTGKREKDVTLAVGRELARQINATPGMKAYLTRDTDVFIPLPMRAQKARAAKADIFISIHADAAENRSATGSSVYVLSTKGASSQRARWLADKENAADLVGGVRLQQTESTLANVLLDLAQSGHMKASEDAAGHVLGGLKRIGNNHKPQLERANFAVLRTSDMPAMLVETAFISNPDEERRLIDPAYQRKIAAAVLDGIDTFFTRQPPPGTLFAARAQAEADAVGTVAGGSR
- the xseA gene encoding exodeoxyribonuclease VII large subunit, with translation MADRNQQILTPSQLNTLARDLLEGSFPLVWVEAELSSVTRPSSGHLYFTLKDARAQIRCAMFKPKSTWLKFQPREGLRVLARGRLTLYEARGDYQLVLDHMEEAGEGALRRAFDELRARLAAEGLFDAERKQPLPAHVRRLAVITSPSGAAVRDVLSVLARRFPLLEVDLLPSLVQGDSAAAQVTSLLQRADASGRYDVILITRGGGSLEDLWAFNDERLARAIAAAQTPVVSAVGHETDFSLSDFVADVRAPTPSVAAELLVPDQRELVARVRRAHARIAQLQQHALGDAMQRADRLALRLRAHSPQARLQLLQRRQEEAGRQLRARMTQLLERLQARMQRGQTHLQAHNPQRNLASLQQRLRALHPQAAMQRRLQHDQLRLRGLARSLEAVSPLATVARGYAIVTRSADGGVVRSAADVTPGERLRAQLADGSIQVRVERGDD
- the tsaE gene encoding tRNA (adenosine(37)-N6)-threonylcarbamoyltransferase complex ATPase subunit type 1 TsaE, with the protein product MNQLDAHLTDAEATETLGRALAAVRPATAMVQLHGDLGAGKSTLARALLRALGVTGPIRSPTYTLVERYPLSSGDEAWHLDLYRIGNAGELDFLGLDEGSASLWLVEWPERGAGILPPVDLDVELAVDGDGRSVRLLARSPAGRDWLHAAAQQAELQPLFVSGQEE
- a CDS encoding NAD(P)H-hydrate dehydratase → MYAPLALYDTAAARTLDAQATTLLGGDGYTLMQRAGQAAWQWLLERWPQARRIVVVCGTGNNGGDGYVLARLAQRAGRRVCVVHLPEYGPASALSQRACTDYLAVGGAIELFPYALAQADVVVDALFGIGLNRAPDAQTAALIEAINAAGAPVLALDVPSGIDADHGVAFGTAVRAHSTLQFIVPHIGLYTGDALDHAGERGITSLDVPAAAFDGLHPAAHGWGIDALATQLRPRRRNTHKGESGRVLCVGGNLGSGGAIMLTAEAALRSGAGLVQVATRAEHVAPLLARCPEAMVRATQADDDIAALAGAADVVALGPGLGQDDWARALWQGVLGSDSTVVIDADGLNLLAATAAPRRGPRVLTPHPGEAGRLLGLPTAQVQRDRLAAAAALAQRFDAVVVLKGAGTVVAAPHVVPRIIDAGNPGMAVGGMGDLLTGVIAALLGQGWSAFDAASLGALLHGCAGDAAARDGERGLLPTDLLPQLRRLANAGADA